Below is a window of Solanum stenotomum isolate F172 chromosome 7, ASM1918654v1, whole genome shotgun sequence DNA.
CAAGTTAAAAATAAAGCAGGGGAGTATACAGATTCCGCTGCAGACAAGGCGAAGCAAACGAAGGATTATGCAGTGGAGAAGGCGAAGGAGGCAAAGGATACAACAGTAGATAAGGCCAAAGAAGCAAAAGAGAGTGCAACTCGTAAAGCAACAGAGTACGAGGAGTATGCAGAGGATAAAGCTAAGGAAGCTAAGGATGTGACGATGCAGAAAACCGGAGAGTATAAGGATTATACGGCTGAAAAGGCGAAAGAAGGGAAAGATACTACGATAGGGAAATTGGCTGAGCTGAAGGATAGTGCGGCTGACGCCGCGAGGCGGGCGATGGATATGCTTACGGGTAAAAAGGAGGAAGCTCAGCAGAAGGTGGAGGAAACGGCTGAAGCGGCGAAACAGAAAGCTGATGAGACTGCAGGAGCGGCTAAACAAAAGGCAAGTGAAACGGCGGGAGCGGCTAAGCATAAGGCGGATGAGACGGCGGGAGCTGCTAAGGTTAGCCGTTTATAGCCGTCTTACTtagttttcttataaaaatttagaataagaatgaaataataCATGGCGCTTTGTTGTAGATTTTTTGGATGCCATTAATAATATGTTGCAACAAATTTCGAGTAATCGATCTTGTCTTATTTTCAAGTCATGATTAATAGCAATATTCTGCCTCTATGTGGGTGGGTAGCTTTtctgtatattttatatttgtactagaaaattaattaaatatatatatatattaatttgtgaatcctaacaaaattgattgacagtaataataaaatttagaaCCTCGAACTCTTAATTTTGGTCTCTGGTTTGCGATTGCGAAATGTGAACCCATTGGCTATATATTTTATCGTCTTGGATAAAAAAGATGAATGGTTAATAGTCTCAATTGCAGGAAAAGTATCATGAGAGTGAAGAAGcaacaagaagaaaaatggagGAAATGAAAATGCACGAAGGTGACGATGATCACGATAGAAAAGTTGCTACCGGTGGTATTTTCGGTGCGCTTGGAAGCATATTAGCACCGAAACACACCACCGATGAGACAACTACTAGAGGAGGATCGAAGATCGTGGTGGATGTGGACGATACTCGGGCAGGTAAGACTGCAACGACGTTGAAACAGGCCGATCAGATGACCGGCCAGACGTTCAACGACGTTGGGAGAATGGATGTTGAAGGGAGTATTGCTCAAGTTGAAGCTAAGGATTCAACTGGGAAAAATGTGAAAGTGAAGTACTAAAAATAGattatgaatgatgaatgcatatctttctttctttttggcTATGTGTTTTGTGTAACTTTTGAATTTGGTTGTATTTTGTATTGTGTGTTTTGGTTTGTGTTAAGAAGTTAGTAAAATCATATTTCTGTTTTGTTTCTTGTGATTATTTACTTTTCAAGTACTCTAAATTTATgtatagcaaactattaatttatttcattcgCTTCTAGAAATTTCGCTCGTCGCTCTCTCGCCTTCtttattttatacaaacacaaatgtatttgtatttatatatatatatatatttattttttactttttttttatacacttataattataaatacagaagttttcttttcttttgtcacttttttgttttatacaaacacaaattattcaaATTACACATTGTAATTTgaataa
It encodes the following:
- the LOC125871156 gene encoding late embryogenesis abundant protein ECP63, encoding MESRQAVKEERAEAAAKIAADELSDVNKERRDESQRDVEQQKPGVIGSIIKSVQGTLGHAKDAVTGKAHETAEVASDTADIAAENARRSKDAATDKMGEYADYAEDKGKATKASVSDKAQQVKNKAGEYTDSAADKAKQTKDYAVEKAKEAKDTTVDKAKEAKESATRKATEYEEYAEDKAKEAKDVTMQKTGEYKDYTAEKAKEGKDTTIGKLAELKDSAADAARRAMDMLTGKKEEAQQKVEETAEAAKQKADETAGAAKQKASETAGAAKHKADETAGAAKEKYHESEEATRRKMEEMKMHEGDDDHDRKVATGGIFGALGSILAPKHTTDETTTRGGSKIVVDVDDTRAGKTATTLKQADQMTGQTFNDVGRMDVEGSIAQVEAKDSTGKNVKVKY